The Brockia lithotrophica genome includes the window GTAGAGCCCGAGGAAGATCGCCTCGAGAAAGAACGCAAAGGTTTCGAGAAACAGAGGAAGGGCGATCGTCTGCCCCGCAAGTGCCATGAACGGCGGCCAGAGGAGGTTTAAGAAGAGGCCGATGGACGTCCCCGTTACGACGCCGAGGGCGACGGTTACGGCGTACCCCTTCCCCCACCGGTAGGCCGAGCGGCTCAGGTCACGGTCGCCGATGCGCATCGCTCTCCACTCCGCCAAGGCGATGTACAGGGGAACCCCGACGCCGATCGTGGCGAAGAGGATGTGGAAGCTGAGCGTGAGCGCCGTGAGGATGCGGCTCGCGGTGAGCGGATCCCACACGTCCCATCCCTCCTCCGTTCCTTCCCGTAGGGTGGTCGGGGAATCCGCATTTATACAAAAAAAGAGCGCTCCGGTGGTCTCCCGGAGCGCTCGCATCCTTTGCGGGCACGCAACGCGGCGCAGTCGGCTTTGCGGTCGGGGTGTCGCGTTACGCGCCGTACCCCTTGGCTTCCTCCACGTCGATCTTGCGTTCGCTAAACTTCTTGTACGCCCAGAACTGGTACCCGATCACGACCGGCACGAGGGCGAGGGCTACGCCGAGCATGACGGTCTGCGTGAGCGGGCTCGCCGCCGCCTGATAGGCCGTGATGCTCGCCTCGGGCGCCGTGCGGGAGTAGAGCATGTTCGGGAAGAGCCCCACGAACCCCGTCACGAGAAGGAGGGCGATCGTTCCCGACGTGGCGAGCCAGGCCCCGAGCTGGGCGCCGCGGGAGAGGAGCGGCTTGACGAGGAGGAGGAGAAGGAGGGCAAGGGCGGGAATGACGTAGAGGACGGGAACTTGGTTGTAGTTCGCGAGGAGGTGGCTTGCCCGATTCGCCGTCGCCACCATGTAGATGGAGAAGAGGGCGAGGGCGACCACCCAAAGCGTGTGGGCGTACCCTTCGAGGCGCTTTTCGAGTTCACCCGAAACCTTAAACGCCCCCCAGATCGTTCCCGAGAGGAGGGCCAAGGTCACAAACGTGAGCCCGCCCAGAATTCCGTACGGGTTGAGGAGCGTAAAGAGCGTCGTCTTGTTCCCCGAGGCGTCAAAGTCGAGGCCGTAGAAGAGGTTGGCAAAGGCCACGCCCAAGAGGAGGATCACGAGAAAGCTCGCCACGGTGAACGCCCAGCGCCAGGCGTTGTGCCACCCGGGATCCTTGACCTTGGACATGAACTCGAGACCTACGGCGCGGTAGAAGAGGGCGAAGAGGAGGAGGAAGAAGGGGACGTACAGGGCGCTAAACATCACCGCGTACGTGAGGGGAAAGGCGGCAAAGGTCGCGCCGCCGGCCGTGATGAGCCACACTTCGTCGCCGTCCCAAAACGGGCCCACGGCCTCCTGCAGGGCCGCTTCCTCGCGCTCGTTCCGCGCAAGGAAGGGAAAGAGCGTTCCCAGGCCAAGCGTCTTGGAATCCAGGACGAAGTACACGACCCAGAGGACCACCCAAAGGACGTACCAGATCACGGGGAGTGCTTGTTCGGGCATCGCGCGTTCACCCCTTCCTCACGCTTCCACCGGACGGCCGGAGATGCCCTTGCCAGGAGCCTCTTCGAGGTGCGGACCTTCCTTCGCGAACTTGGAGAGGAGGTAGATGTCCGCCACGATGAGCACGCCGTAGAAGAAGGTGAGCCCCACGAGGGAGAAGACCACGTCGCCGACGCTCACCGGAGAGACGGCCTCGCTCGTCCGCATGAGGCCGTATACCGCCCACGGCTGACGACCGAACTCTGCCGCTCCCCACCCAAGCCAGGCAGCGATGTAGGGAAGAGGGATCGTGTAGAGAAGGGCCTTAAGGAGCTTCGGCGAACGCTCGAGTGCCTCCAATCCGCCCTTACGGTACTTCCACCAAGCGTAGACGGCTACGGCGAGGAAGTAGAGCCCGAGGCCGACCATGAGGCGGAAGGTCCAGGTGACCACGGCAACCGGCGGCCGGTCCTCCGCAGGGAAGTCCTTGAGCCCCTTGACTTCGCCAAAGGGGTTGTTCGTGTAGAGGAGGCTTCCGAGGTAAGGAATCGGGCAGCACTCGAGAATGTTCTTTTCCTGGGAAGGAACGGGAATGCTGAAGAGGTGGAAGGGAACTCCCTTGCCGCCTTCCCAGATCCCCTCAAAGGCGGCCGCCGTAGCCGGCTGCGTCCGGGCGACGTTCACGCCCTGAAAGTGCCCGGTAACGGCCGTAAGAAGCGTAGCGAGGACGGCCATCGTGAGCGCCAAGCGGAAGGAGCGCTCGAAAAACTCGCGCTTCCGGCCGCTTACGCCCTTCAAGAAGTGGTAGGTACTCACACCGAGGACGAAGAACGATCCGACGATGTACGACGCGAGAATCGTGTGGACGAGCATCCACCAGACGTTCGGGTTGAAGAAGACCTCCCAGAAGTTCTCCAGGTGGATGAGCTTACGCCCGTCAATTTCCACGATCTTGTACCCTACCGGATGCTGCATGAAGCCGTTGGCCGTGATGATCCAAAGGGCGGAAAGGTTTGTACCTAGGGCGACCATCCAGGCGGAAAGCGCCCGAAGCTGAGGCCAACGCTCCCGTCCGAAGAACCAAATGCCAAAGAAGGTCGATTCGAGGAAGAACGCAAGGAGTGCCTCGATCGCCAGCGGGATCCCGAAGATGTCGCCCATGAACTTGGAGTACTCCGACCAGTTCGTACCGAACTGAAACTCCATCGTGATCCCGGTGACGACGCCGAGCACGAAGTTGATCGCGTACAACTTCCCCCAGAAATCGGCCATCTCGCGATACATCTCGTCCTTGGTCCGCCGGTACAACGTCTCCATGACCGCGACGAGGATGATGAGGCCGATCGTGAGGGGAACGAAGATAAAGTGGAACGCCGCCGTAAGTCCAAACTGCAGGCGGCTCAGGTCCACTACGAGTTGGTTGGGCATCGTCTAGCCCCCCTCCATCGGGTGTGCGGTGTTCTGTCCCCACATGCGCCGTCTGCGCGCCCGCACAGAGGCGGAGAACCCGATCCCCTTTGTCGCAAGCGTTTACAAAAATTGGGCCAAAAGGGGTCTCTCTCTCGTTGCCGTACGATCTGCGGCCGCCTTCCCCTGCCGCCGTACGGACGCGGTAGGAGAAAACGCGGCATGCAAAGCCCGGCTCGCTCCTCCGCCTCTGCGCATTTTCCACTATAGCACACTACTTAATCTTGATTGAGTGGAAAGCGAGAGGCAGATGTGACAAGTTTGTGAACTAGTCGAGAACGTTCTGTGACAAGGCGGGGTGGGCTGCGAACCGGCCTTCCGCGGCAACTCCATACGAGGAGATCCCCTACTTGCCTCCGGGTGAGGTACACTGAATCGTGAAGAACGCGTACGGAAACCAACGAGGGAGGACAACCAGACGATGCACGACATCGGAATTTACGGACTCGGCGTCATGGGGGAAAACCTCGCCCTACGCGCCCACGACGTTGGCCTTTCCGTCGCCGTATTCAACCGCACGAAGGACAAGGCGTTTGCCCTTGCCGCCCGCGTGGGAAGCCCACGATTTCAAGCGTTTGCCGACCCCGCGTCCTTGGTCGCTTCCCTCCGGCGACCTCGCCTTCTCCTCCTCATGGTCACCGCAGGTCCGGCGACGGACGCGGCGTTCGAAGCGGTCCTCCCCTTTTTGGAGGAGGGGGACGTCTTGGTCGACGGAGGGAATGCCCACTACGAGGACACCTTGCGCCGAGAAGCACGGGCGCGAGAAGCCCGCGTCGCCTACATAGGAATGGGGATTTCTGGCGGAGAATTGGGGGCGCGTACGGGGCCGGCGCTCATGCCAGGCGGTGATGCGGAAGCGTATGCCCGGATCGCCCCTCGACTCGAAGCCCTCGCCGCCCGCTTACCCGACGGGAGGCCAGCCGTTGCCCTTGTAGGAAAAGGCGCCGCCGGACATTACGTGAAGATGGTGCACAACGGGATTGAGTACGTCTTTCTTCAGCTTCTCGCGGAGGCGTACGACGCCTTGCGAAACGTTTACGGCTACACGAGCGTCGAACTCGCCGACGCCTTTGCCCGGGCAAACCAAGGACCTTGGGAAAGCTACCTCATCGGCCTCGTCCGGGAAATCCTCACCGTTCCCGACCCCGAAACCTCCCAACCCCTCGTCGAGCAAATCCTCGACGTCGCCGAGGGAAAGGGAACGGGGCTATGGACGGCAGAAGAGGCCTTGAGGCTCGGAACGGGAGGGAGTACCTTCGGGGCGGCGGTGCATGCCCGCAACCTCTCGCGAGAACGGGACCTCCGTCTCGCCTGTGCAGAAGCGTGCGGCGAGCCTTGGCGTCGACCGGAAGCGGTTCTCGCGTACGAAACGTGGCGCGACGCCTTGCATGCAGCGGTACTCGTCGCCTACGCCGAAGGCTTTGCCCTCCTCCGGCGAGCCCCGGAAACCTACGACTTTGCCGTAGATTTGGCCAACGTAGCTCGGGTTTGGCAGAGCGGGGCCATCGTACGCATTCGCCTCCTCGCGGACCTCGAACGTCACCTGCGACAAACCCCCGAAATCCCCCATCCCCTTCTCTTTCCAGAGATCTGGCAACTCGTGCGGGAACGCGAGGGCGCCCTCAGGAATTTTGCCGCCTGGGCGGTTCGCACGGGGCTTCCCGCACCTGCGCACCTCGCCGCCCTTGCCGACCTCGACGGCTTGCGCAGGCGCCGGCTCCCTGCCAACCTCATTCAGGCAGCGCGGGACGCCTTCGGTGCCCATACGTACCGACGGATCGACCGCGAGGGAAACTTCCACACCTCTTGGCCCGACCCGGAAGGGCGCGAAATCCCCCGTCCGCAAGGCTAAGGTTTGCATAAAGAAACCCGAGCATCCGAAACCGCAAGACCCCGCCGCGGCGGGGTCTCGTTCGTTTGCGCGCAATGTCTAAAACGAGAAAAGGCGACTTTCCTGTCAGCGAAGGGGAACCGCGTCGAGTTCCCCGTCTTCCCGCAGGCGAAAGCGGACGAGCCGATACGGCCGCGTGAGGACGAAGTGTCGCTTCCCGAAGACGAGTTCGGTCTCCGCAAAGACCTCGCGCAGCTCGATCCACCCCGTCTCGGGAACTTCCAACGTCGTCGAAATTCCGGCCTCGCTTCCCACGACGCCGAGGACCATCTGCGAAGCCGAGTAACGGCCCCCGCGTACGGGTCCCGGTATGCGAATTTCTCCGTCGGCGACGATTTCCGCACGATAGCTTCCGCGGCGGAGAACCTCCACGTCTCCCCACGCGTATACGGCAGCCATGTGTACGCTTGCCACA containing:
- a CDS encoding cytochrome ubiquinol oxidase subunit I; this encodes MPNQLVVDLSRLQFGLTAAFHFIFVPLTIGLIILVAVMETLYRRTKDEMYREMADFWGKLYAINFVLGVVTGITMEFQFGTNWSEYSKFMGDIFGIPLAIEALLAFFLESTFFGIWFFGRERWPQLRALSAWMVALGTNLSALWIITANGFMQHPVGYKIVEIDGRKLIHLENFWEVFFNPNVWWMLVHTILASYIVGSFFVLGVSTYHFLKGVSGRKREFFERSFRLALTMAVLATLLTAVTGHFQGVNVARTQPATAAAFEGIWEGGKGVPFHLFSIPVPSQEKNILECCPIPYLGSLLYTNNPFGEVKGLKDFPAEDRPPVAVVTWTFRLMVGLGLYFLAVAVYAWWKYRKGGLEALERSPKLLKALLYTIPLPYIAAWLGWGAAEFGRQPWAVYGLMRTSEAVSPVSVGDVVFSLVGLTFFYGVLIVADIYLLSKFAKEGPHLEEAPGKGISGRPVEA
- the gndA gene encoding NADP-dependent phosphogluconate dehydrogenase is translated as MHDIGIYGLGVMGENLALRAHDVGLSVAVFNRTKDKAFALAARVGSPRFQAFADPASLVASLRRPRLLLLMVTAGPATDAAFEAVLPFLEEGDVLVDGGNAHYEDTLRREARAREARVAYIGMGISGGELGARTGPALMPGGDAEAYARIAPRLEALAARLPDGRPAVALVGKGAAGHYVKMVHNGIEYVFLQLLAEAYDALRNVYGYTSVELADAFARANQGPWESYLIGLVREILTVPDPETSQPLVEQILDVAEGKGTGLWTAEEALRLGTGGSTFGAAVHARNLSRERDLRLACAEACGEPWRRPEAVLAYETWRDALHAAVLVAYAEGFALLRRAPETYDFAVDLANVARVWQSGAIVRIRLLADLERHLRQTPEIPHPLLFPEIWQLVREREGALRNFAAWAVRTGLPAPAHLAALADLDGLRRRRLPANLIQAARDAFGAHTYRRIDREGNFHTSWPDPEGREIPRPQG
- the cydB gene encoding cytochrome d ubiquinol oxidase subunit II, with the protein product MPEQALPVIWYVLWVVLWVVYFVLDSKTLGLGTLFPFLARNEREEAALQEAVGPFWDGDEVWLITAGGATFAAFPLTYAVMFSALYVPFFLLLFALFYRAVGLEFMSKVKDPGWHNAWRWAFTVASFLVILLLGVAFANLFYGLDFDASGNKTTLFTLLNPYGILGGLTFVTLALLSGTIWGAFKVSGELEKRLEGYAHTLWVVALALFSIYMVATANRASHLLANYNQVPVLYVIPALALLLLLLVKPLLSRGAQLGAWLATSGTIALLLVTGFVGLFPNMLYSRTAPEASITAYQAAASPLTQTVMLGVALALVPVVIGYQFWAYKKFSERKIDVEEAKGYGA